In the Euphorbia lathyris chromosome 5, ddEupLath1.1, whole genome shotgun sequence genome, one interval contains:
- the LOC136230359 gene encoding uncharacterized protein isoform X5, which yields MLTNLLLQFSWLFATFLFIGLSSIAATFPLLNLMCHLTIHGFHYIIRACSVVDCNARSRKFLIAELYRGILVELVNCEEFMKMTSKTGVEIGDFPLQVSDKLELGNTGASLSELFGYSKEFEHQLYLEMQPDDFKITSLLYESENDDYFLQLMEYKNQNDNMFRHNLVPSQQSYVTVEELAPTANKIHEHNLFLSHQKHEVDKQETNHPLSPPAIQTSDDKSHLQWSYELHSGIMEAVELLGGFERATPESILRLMNVKGLTLDHVKSHLQTYQQCNYFDHESTKTSQIVNRSRG from the exons ATGCTTACAAATTTGCTTCTTCAGTTCTCTTGGCTTTTTGCTACCTTTCTCTTTATTGGACTGAGTTCTATAGCCGCCACGTTtcccttgctaaatttgatgtgTCATTTGACAATTCATGGTTTTCACTATATCATTAGGGCCTGTTCGGTTGTAGATTGCAATGCTAGGTCTAGAAAATTCCTAATTGCAGAGTTATATAGAGGAATTCTGGTAGAGTTAGTGAATTGTGAGGAATTCATGAAAATGACTTCAAAAACAGGTGTAGAAATTGGGGATTTCCCCCTCCAGGTTTCTGATAAGCTTGAACTTGGAAATACAGGAGCAAGTTTAAGTGAATTGTTTGGTTATTCAAAAGAGTTTGAGCATCAACTCTACCTTGAAATGCAGCCTGATGATTTCAAGATTacttctttgctttatgaatcAGAAAATGATGATTATTTTCTTCAACTCATGGAATATAAAAACCAAAATGACAACATGTTCCGTCACAATCTTGTTCCATCTCAACAGAGTTATGTAACTGTGGAGGAATTAGCCCCAACTGCAAACAAAATTCATGAGCATAATCTTTTTCTTTCGCATCAGAAACACGAGGTGGATAAGCAAGAAACCAATCATCCTCTTTCTCCTCCAGCTATACAGACTAGTGATGACAAATCTCATCTCCAATGGAGTTATGAGCTTCATTCAGGAATTATGGAAGCTGTTGAACTGCTTGGTGGATTCGAAA GAGCAACCCCGGAGAGCATTCTGCGCCTGATGAATGTGAAGGGATTAACTCTTGACCATGTGAAGAGCCACCTGCAG
- the LOC136230359 gene encoding uncharacterized protein isoform X4: MLTNLLLQFSWLFATFLFIGLSSIAATFPLLNLMCHLTIHGFHYIIRACSVVDCNARSRKFLIAELYRGILVELVNCEEFMKMTSKTGVEIGDFPLQVSDKLELGNTGASLSELFGYSKEFEHQLYLEMQPDDFKITSLLYESENDDYFLQLMEYKNQNDNMFRHNLVPSQQSYVTVEELAPTANKIHEHNLFLSHQKHEVDKQETNHPLSPPAIQTSDDKSHLQWSYELHSGIMEAVELLGGFERATPESILRLMNVKGLTLDHVKSHLQTYQQCNYFDHESTKTSQIESMSKG, from the exons ATGCTTACAAATTTGCTTCTTCAGTTCTCTTGGCTTTTTGCTACCTTTCTCTTTATTGGACTGAGTTCTATAGCCGCCACGTTtcccttgctaaatttgatgtgTCATTTGACAATTCATGGTTTTCACTATATCATTAGGGCCTGTTCGGTTGTAGATTGCAATGCTAGGTCTAGAAAATTCCTAATTGCAGAGTTATATAGAGGAATTCTGGTAGAGTTAGTGAATTGTGAGGAATTCATGAAAATGACTTCAAAAACAGGTGTAGAAATTGGGGATTTCCCCCTCCAGGTTTCTGATAAGCTTGAACTTGGAAATACAGGAGCAAGTTTAAGTGAATTGTTTGGTTATTCAAAAGAGTTTGAGCATCAACTCTACCTTGAAATGCAGCCTGATGATTTCAAGATTacttctttgctttatgaatcAGAAAATGATGATTATTTTCTTCAACTCATGGAATATAAAAACCAAAATGACAACATGTTCCGTCACAATCTTGTTCCATCTCAACAGAGTTATGTAACTGTGGAGGAATTAGCCCCAACTGCAAACAAAATTCATGAGCATAATCTTTTTCTTTCGCATCAGAAACACGAGGTGGATAAGCAAGAAACCAATCATCCTCTTTCTCCTCCAGCTATACAGACTAGTGATGACAAATCTCATCTCCAATGGAGTTATGAGCTTCATTCAGGAATTATGGAAGCTGTTGAACTGCTTGGTGGATTCGAAA GAGCAACCCCGGAGAGCATTCTGCGCCTGATGAATGTGAAGGGATTAACTCTTGACCATGTGAAGAGCCACCTGCAG